A portion of the Nomia melanderi isolate GNS246 chromosome 2, iyNomMela1, whole genome shotgun sequence genome contains these proteins:
- the hrg gene encoding poly(A) polymerase hiiragi isoform X1, whose protein sequence is MSYKMWSSQGTNSNSKSSSNEGNLRTLGMTSAISIAEPKPSDLNRTNELKEALKPYNVFESEEELNHRMEILSKLNALVKQWIRDTSIARNMPSNVAEKVGGKIYTFGSYRLGVHHKGADIDALCVVPRHIYRSDYFTSFFELLKMQEEVTDLRAVEEAFVPVIKMNFDGIEIDMLFAKLALKEIPDSMDLKDDMLLKNLDQKCVRSLNGCRVTDEILRLVPNIENFRLALRAIKLWAKRHGIYSNVLGYLGGVSWAMLVARTCQLYPNAVAATLIEKFFLVFSQWKWPQPVLLKPPDNVNLGFPVWDPRVNISDRYHLMPIITPAYPQQNSTFNVSVSTRTIMQEAFETGLSITEEIIMGKATWDKLFEPPNFFGKYKHYIVLLARSLTAEDQLEWCGLVKSKLRHLIGTLERNLHITLAHVNPEAFPPLEPEPEGHCSMWFIGLLFAKSENLNIDLTYDIKSFVDSIQRQAEQLNMLKEGMWIEAKHVKKKDLHNYVAPSLIKRERKVSSSVHKNGNIAGNGNTGSISPRNPGDAANKKRQSDSNPDTCSKKRKVNDGEQPVTQGEDGSLVVQSCGEDSNSGFSLDEYKQTLTTVKDDGPTGASTVAQEGYVCT, encoded by the exons ATGAGTTACAAAATGTGGTCATCACAAGGTactaattcaaattcaaagtctTCTTCAAATGAAGGTAATCTACGCACATTGGGCATGACATCTGCTATCAGTATAGCGGAACCAAAGCCCAGTGATCTTAATAGGACAAATGAATTGAAAGAAGCATTAAAACCTTATAATGTGTTTGAATCAGAAGAAGAGTTAAATCACAGAATGGAAATTCTAAg CAAATTAAATGCACTGGTGAAGCAATGGATAAGGGACACAAGTATTGCCAGAAACATGCCATCCAATGTTGCTGAAAAAGTTGGtggtaaaatatatacttttggttCATATAGGTTAGGGGTACATCACAAAGGTGCTGATATAGATGCACTATGTGTTGTACCACGTCACATCTATAGGTCGGACTATTTTACATCCTTCTTTGAATTACTGAAAATGCAAGAAGAAGTTACCGATTTAAGG gcAGTGGAAGAGGCATTTGTACCAGTCATCAAAATGAACTTTGATGgtatagaaattgatatgttATTTGCAAAGTTAGCACTTAAAGAAATTCCTGATTCAATG GACCTTAAGGATGATATGCTTTTGAAAAACCTCGATCAGAAGTGTGTCAGAAGTCTCAATGGTTGCAGAGTGACAGATGAGATATTGCGTTTAGTAcctaatatagaaaattttaggTTGGCACTTAGGGCTATTAAATTGTGGGCAAAAC GACATGGCATATATAGCAATGTGTTAGGATATCTAGGAGGGGTATCTTGGGCAATGTTGGTCGCAAGAACATGTCAACTCTATCCAAATGCTGTTGCTGCaacattaatagaaaaatttttcCTTGTATTTTCCCAGTGGAAATGGCCACAGCCAGTTCTTTTAAAACCACCAGACAATGTTAATTTGGGTTTTCCAGTTTGGGATCCAAGa GTAAATATATCGGATAGATATCACTTGATGCCAATTATTACTCCTGCATATCCTCAACAAAATTCAACGTTTAATGTATCAGTTTCAACAAGAACTATTATGCAAGAAGCTTTTGAAACAGGACTCTCAATAACAGAAGAGATTATCATGGGAAAAGCAACGTGGGACAAGTTATTTGAACCTCCAAATTTTTTTGggaaatataaacattacattGTATTATTGGCTAGAAGTTTAACAGCAGAGGATCAACTTGAATGGTGCGGCCTTGTCAAGTCAAAACTACGACATTTGATAG GTACACTGGAAAGGAATCTACACATTACATTGGCACATGTAAACCCAGAGGCATTTCCACCGTTAGAACCAGAACCGGAGGGGCACTGCTCCATGTGGTTTATTGGCTTACTCTTTGCTAAAAGCGAAAACTTAAATATTGATCTGACGTATGATATAAAATCATTTGTCGATTCAA TTCAGAGACAAGCAGAACAGTTGAACATGTTGAAGGAAGGCATGTGGATAGAAGCGAAGCATGTAAAGAAGAAGGATCTACACAATTATGTTGCTCCCAGTTTGATCaaacgagagagaaag GTTTCTAGCAGTGTACATAAAAATGGAAACATTGCTGGTAATGGAAACACTGGCAGTATCTCGCCGCGAAACCCAGGAGATGCAGCGAATAAGAAGAGACAATCGGATTCGAACCCGGATACGTGCTCGAAAAAGCGGAAGGTTAATGATGGCGAACAACCAGTTACACAG GGAGAAGATGGATCGTTAGTGGTTCAGTCTTGCGGAGAAGATAGCAATTCCGGATTTAGCTTGGATGAATATAAACAAACGTTGACAACTGTTAAGGAT GATGGGCCTACTGGTGCATCTACAGTAGCGCAGGAGGGATATGTTTGCACTTGA
- the hrg gene encoding poly(A) polymerase hiiragi isoform X2 produces the protein MSYKMWSSQGTNSNSKSSSNEGNLRTLGMTSAISIAEPKPSDLNRTNELKEALKPYNVFESEEELNHRMEILSKLNALVKQWIRDTSIARNMPSNVAEKVGGKIYTFGSYRLGVHHKGADIDALCVVPRHIYRSDYFTSFFELLKMQEEVTDLRAVEEAFVPVIKMNFDGIEIDMLFAKLALKEIPDSMDLKDDMLLKNLDQKCVRSLNGCRVTDEILRLVPNIENFRLALRAIKLWAKRHGIYSNVLGYLGGVSWAMLVARTCQLYPNAVAATLIEKFFLVFSQWKWPQPVLLKPPDNVNLGFPVWDPRVNISDRYHLMPIITPAYPQQNSTFNVSVSTRTIMQEAFETGLSITEEIIMGKATWDKLFEPPNFFGKYKHYIVLLARSLTAEDQLEWCGLVKSKLRHLIGTLERNLHITLAHVNPEAFPPLEPEPEGHCSMWFIGLLFAKSENLNIDLTYDIKSFVDSIQRQAEQLNMLKEGMWIEAKHVKKKDLHNYVAPSLIKRERKVSSSVHKNGNIAGNGNTGSISPRNPGDAANKKRQSDSNPDTCSKKRKVNDGEQPVTQGEDGSLVVQSCGEDSNSGFSLDEYKQTLTTVKDVRHCTYNEQ, from the exons ATGAGTTACAAAATGTGGTCATCACAAGGTactaattcaaattcaaagtctTCTTCAAATGAAGGTAATCTACGCACATTGGGCATGACATCTGCTATCAGTATAGCGGAACCAAAGCCCAGTGATCTTAATAGGACAAATGAATTGAAAGAAGCATTAAAACCTTATAATGTGTTTGAATCAGAAGAAGAGTTAAATCACAGAATGGAAATTCTAAg CAAATTAAATGCACTGGTGAAGCAATGGATAAGGGACACAAGTATTGCCAGAAACATGCCATCCAATGTTGCTGAAAAAGTTGGtggtaaaatatatacttttggttCATATAGGTTAGGGGTACATCACAAAGGTGCTGATATAGATGCACTATGTGTTGTACCACGTCACATCTATAGGTCGGACTATTTTACATCCTTCTTTGAATTACTGAAAATGCAAGAAGAAGTTACCGATTTAAGG gcAGTGGAAGAGGCATTTGTACCAGTCATCAAAATGAACTTTGATGgtatagaaattgatatgttATTTGCAAAGTTAGCACTTAAAGAAATTCCTGATTCAATG GACCTTAAGGATGATATGCTTTTGAAAAACCTCGATCAGAAGTGTGTCAGAAGTCTCAATGGTTGCAGAGTGACAGATGAGATATTGCGTTTAGTAcctaatatagaaaattttaggTTGGCACTTAGGGCTATTAAATTGTGGGCAAAAC GACATGGCATATATAGCAATGTGTTAGGATATCTAGGAGGGGTATCTTGGGCAATGTTGGTCGCAAGAACATGTCAACTCTATCCAAATGCTGTTGCTGCaacattaatagaaaaatttttcCTTGTATTTTCCCAGTGGAAATGGCCACAGCCAGTTCTTTTAAAACCACCAGACAATGTTAATTTGGGTTTTCCAGTTTGGGATCCAAGa GTAAATATATCGGATAGATATCACTTGATGCCAATTATTACTCCTGCATATCCTCAACAAAATTCAACGTTTAATGTATCAGTTTCAACAAGAACTATTATGCAAGAAGCTTTTGAAACAGGACTCTCAATAACAGAAGAGATTATCATGGGAAAAGCAACGTGGGACAAGTTATTTGAACCTCCAAATTTTTTTGggaaatataaacattacattGTATTATTGGCTAGAAGTTTAACAGCAGAGGATCAACTTGAATGGTGCGGCCTTGTCAAGTCAAAACTACGACATTTGATAG GTACACTGGAAAGGAATCTACACATTACATTGGCACATGTAAACCCAGAGGCATTTCCACCGTTAGAACCAGAACCGGAGGGGCACTGCTCCATGTGGTTTATTGGCTTACTCTTTGCTAAAAGCGAAAACTTAAATATTGATCTGACGTATGATATAAAATCATTTGTCGATTCAA TTCAGAGACAAGCAGAACAGTTGAACATGTTGAAGGAAGGCATGTGGATAGAAGCGAAGCATGTAAAGAAGAAGGATCTACACAATTATGTTGCTCCCAGTTTGATCaaacgagagagaaag GTTTCTAGCAGTGTACATAAAAATGGAAACATTGCTGGTAATGGAAACACTGGCAGTATCTCGCCGCGAAACCCAGGAGATGCAGCGAATAAGAAGAGACAATCGGATTCGAACCCGGATACGTGCTCGAAAAAGCGGAAGGTTAATGATGGCGAACAACCAGTTACACAG GGAGAAGATGGATCGTTAGTGGTTCAGTCTTGCGGAGAAGATAGCAATTCCGGATTTAGCTTGGATGAATATAAACAAACGTTGACAACTGTTAAGGATGTAAGACATTGTACATATAATGAACAATAA
- the Teh1 gene encoding tipE homolog 1 phospholipid transfer protein isoform X3 → MRGSSSELLLEASCVQCQSDHHGQHRHQQHQLNEKHDFQKRELRRRKLLEFGFGASRRRPPRRTCRQRFNFYATSALAFVATSGGAALLFLVPLYVDPAISTLAADFSPEPVICTTSRREELYGLFNCTWSSCREGCTSDVYRCTHIYVTYTPWSNASMKNDTGGKGNSSSSAGVVHTSTTPVPTPGDVEAALLVNIKGCGYPPIVDCDNFTRELGYEGAKFPCHYSRVNGSIVMANYDREAQVTTIIHFFAAPFVVTLATSVALCVMHCDCRCSPPPRHSSRGIRRGRGNDLSDHSISNRVDRRGHPMHCECGEVTRPL, encoded by the exons ATGCGCGGGAGCAGCTCCGAGCTCTTGCTGGAGGCGAGCTGCGTCCAGTGTCAGAGCGATCATCACGGACAGCATAGGCATCAGCAGCACCAGCTGAACGAGAAGCACGACTTCCAGAAGCGCGAGCTACGTCGTCGCAAGCTGTTGGAGTTCGGGTTCGGCGCTTCGCGGCGCCGACCGCCACGGCGTACCTGCCGTCAGCGGTTCAACTTTTATGCTACCTCGGCGTTGGCCTTCGTCGCGACGTCCGGCGGTGCGGCGTTGCTCTTCCTGGTGCCACTGTACGTCGATCCGGCGATCAGCACACTGGCAGCCGATTTCTCGCCCGAGCCGGTCATCTGCACCACGTCCAGGCGCGAGGAGCTCTACGGCCTGTTCAACTGCACATGGAGCTCGTGCCGCGAGGGATGCACCAGCGATGTCTACAGGTGTACGCATATCTACGTCACGTATACGCCATGGAGCAACGCCAGCATGAAGAACGACACTGGCGGTAAAGGGAACTCCTCGAGCTCTGCCGGCGTCGTGCACACCTCCACCACTCCCG TGCCGACGCCGGGTGACGTCGAGGCGGCCCTCCTGGTGAACATCAAAGGGTGCGGGTATCCGCCGATCGTTGACTGCGACAATTTCACCCGGGAATTGGGCTACGAGGGTGCGAAGTTCCCCTGCCATTATAGCCGTGTGAACGGCAGCATAGTGATGGCGAACTATGACCGCGAGGCGCAGGTTACCACCATCATACACTTCTTCGCGGCACCGTTCGTAGTGACTCTCGCGACCAGCGTCGCTCTGTGTGTGATGCACTGTGACTGTAGGTGCAGTCCGCCGCCCCGACATTCGTCGCGCGGGATCCGAAGGGGCAGAGGCAACGATCTCAG